One segment of Coffea arabica cultivar ET-39 chromosome 7c, Coffea Arabica ET-39 HiFi, whole genome shotgun sequence DNA contains the following:
- the LOC140010643 gene encoding uncharacterized protein — protein sequence MYLPPPRVVLVPHKDVMIILRLRRRHAGCLVYYIMSEESDASKLGSKLHNQEMIGEFQRMLRESMASLHQRMDRLELSQARSNAAHHDGPPREELASNSEEDDFIRRPKQDYRRTDDGLKGVKIKIPAFQGKSSPEAYLEWEQRIEMVFECQAYTDDQKVKLATLEFTDYAIVWWEQERTSRRRNRERQISTWEELRTTMRKRFVPSHYYRDLYQRLQTLVQGSRTVEDYYKEMEITMLRADIVEDREATMARFLNGLRPEIAELVELQNYVDMPELIDKASKIERRLKRRGTTRNPSFSATPVWRGNPAFERERPSPGVSKFTPKTEPPKPPTRATPRPSFDSSKPRSRDKCFKCQGFGHIASQCPNRHIMIVLPSGDVVSDDEEEFAEMPPLTGEGEDSEEEVEATTEQVGVALVARRALATQVKMVDEAQRDNIFYTRCHVKDRVCSLIIDAGSCTNVASTLMVDHLSLPKLRHPSPYRLQWLNESGDIKVTKQVVVPFRIGKYEDEVLCDVVPMQASHILLGRPWQYDKKTTHDGFTNKYSLHHNKKMTLVPLTPQQEFEDVFPDEVPSGLPPLRGIEHQIDFVPGAALPNRPAYKMGPEETKEIQRQVDELLEKGWAQESMSPCAVPVILVPKKEGTWRMCMDCPAVNAITVKYRHPIPRLDDLFDELYGSVIFTKIDLKSGYHQIRMKEGDEWKTAFKTKYGLYECKNPEEHVAHVQAVLEVLRRERLFVNLGKCTFCTNELVFLGYKVSAQGIRVDESKVQAINDWPVPKTMSEVRSFHGLARIGAVLIQEGRAIAYFSEKLNGAALNYSTYDKELYALIRALETWQHYLRPKEFVIHTDHEALKHLQSQQKLNKRHVRWVNFVESFPYVIKYKAGKTNVVADALSRRYALTALLDAKLLGFDLIKELYDTDSDFSDIYKSCAKSGQVHSATQFSPFEIVYGFNPLTPLDLMPLPLSERANLDGKKKAEFVQALHRQARANIEARTQQYLKHANKGRRRVVFEPDDEVDLRTNLSQEEGNGEEVERAIQVEYVKALHRQARANIEARTKQYLKHANKGRRRMVFEPGDWVWLHLRKERFPVQRRNKLLPRGDGPFQVVARIIDNAYKLDLPGEYNVSATFNVADLSPYLADDEVDLRTNVSHEEGNGEEVERAIQVEHVKVPLGPMTRARAKRFNEALQILVRAARASSGEPKAIEGLNEARYVILLAAIQED from the exons ATGTATCTACCACCACCACGAGTTGTCCTTGTTCCACACAAGGATGTCATGATCATTCTTCGCTTAAGAAGGCGACATGCAGGCTGTTTG gtaTACTACATCATGTCGGAGGAGAGTGATGCATCCAAACTAGGCTCCAAGCTACACAATCAAGAAATGATCGGGGAATTCCAACGCATGCTTAGGGAATCTATGGCATCGCTACACCAACGGATGGACCGCTTAGAGCTGTCTCAAGCTCGGTCCAACGCAGCTCATCATGATGGTCCACCTCGCGAGGAGCTCGCTTCTAATAGCGAGGAAGATGACTTCATCCGTCGGCCTAAGCAAGACTACCGGAGAACCGATGACGGCCTAAAAGGGGTCAAGATCAAGATCCCCGCCTTCCAAGGCAAGTCTAGTCCAGAGGCTTACCTAGAGTGGGAACAACGAATCGAGATGGTATTCGAGTGCCAAGCCTACACCGATGATCAAAAAGTCAAACTGGCAACCCTCGAATTTACTGATTACGCTATTGTCTGGTGGGAGCAGGAACGCACTAGCAGGCGCCGCAATAGAGAACGACAAATTAGTACATGGGAGGAGTTACGAACCACTATGCGGAAACGGTTCGTACCCAGCCATTACTATCGTGATCTATATCAACGGCTCCAGACATTAGTCCAAGGAAGCCGTACTGTTGAGGACTACTATAAGGAGATGGAGATCACCATGCTCCGAGCCGATATTGTGGAAGATAGAGAGGCTACCATGGCGAGGTTTCTTAACGGCTTAAGACCTGAGATCGCCGAATTGGTGGAATTGCAAAACTACGTCGATATGCCTGAGCTAATTGATAAGGCATCCAAGATCGAGAGGCGgcttaagaggaggggtacgACTCGTAACCCTAGCTTCTCAGCCACGCCTGTGTGGAGAGGCAATCCGGCCTTTGAGCGGGAACGGCCTAGTCCAGGGGTGTCCAAATTTACTCCTAAGACCGAGCCACCGAAGCCACCCACGAGGGCAACTCCAAGACCTTCATTCGACTCATCGAAGCCACGGAGCCGCGACAAATGTTTCAAATGCCAAGGATTTGGGCACATTGCTTCTCAATGTCCTAATAGGCATATCATGATTGTCCTACCAAGCGGAGATGTTGTATCTGACGATGAGGAAGAATTTGCCGAGATGCCTCCATTGACTGGTGAAGGTGAAGATTCTGAGGAGGAGGTTGAGGCCACTACCGAACAAGTGGGTGTTGCTCTAGTAGCCCGTCGGGCTCTTGCAACCCAGGTCAAGATGGTGGAtgaggcccaacgtgataacaTCTTCTACACAAGATGTCATGTCAAGGATAGAGTAtgtagcctcatcatcgacGCGGGTAGTTGTACAAATGTGGCAAGCACTCTCATGGTGGATCATCTTTCCTTGCCCAAATTAAGGCATCCTAGCCCATACCGCTTGCAGTGGCTCAATGAGAGTGGGGATATCAAAGTCACCAAACAAGTGGTGGTGCCTTTTCGGATTGGGAAGTATGAGGACGAGGTCCTTTGCGACGTCGTCCCAATGCAAGCTTCTCATATTTTGTTGGGCCGGCCATGGCAATATGACAAAAAGACTACTCATGATGGCTTTACCAACAAATACTCCTTGCACCACAACAAGAAGATGACACTAGTCCCTCTCACACCTCAACAG gaatttgaggacgtTTTCCCAGATGAAGTCCCAAGTGGACTACCCCCACTTAGAGGGATCGAGCACCAGATAGACTTCGTCCCTGGAGCAGCCTTGCCGAATAGACCGGCCTACAAGATGGGTCCTGAAGAGACTAAGGAGATCCAGAGGCAAGTGGACGAGCTCTTAGAGAAAGGTTGGGCACAAGAGAGCATGAGCCCATGTGCAGTTCCCGTCATCCTCGTTCCAAAGAAAGAGGGCACTTGGAGGATGTGTATGGACTGTCCCGCCGTCAACGCTATCACAGTTAAGTATCGTCACCCTATACCTCGTTTAGATGATTTGTTTGACGAATTGTATGGTTCAGTCATATTCACCAAGATCGATCTTAAGAGTGGCTACCATCAAATTCGAATGAAGGAAGGGGACGAGTGGAAGACGGCCTTCAAGACTAAGTATGGTctgtatgagtg CAAGAATCCTGAGGAACATGTAGCACATGTCCAAGCCGTCCTTGAGGTTTTGCGTCGGGAGAGGTTATTTGTCAACCTCGGCAAATGTACTTTCTGCACTAATGAGCTTGTTTTCCTTGGTTATAAGGTTAGTGCACAAGGCATTAGAGTGGACGAGAGCAAGGTCCAAGCCATCAATGACTGGCCCGTACCCAAGACCATGAGTGAAGTTCGGAGTTTCCACGGCCTTGCGA GAATTGGAGCTGTGCTGATCCAAGAGGGAAGGGCGATCGCGTACTTTAGCGAGAAGTTAAATGGTGCCGCCTTGAACTATTCCACCTATGACAAGGAGCTCTATGCTTTGATTCGTGCACTGGAGACATGGCAGCACTACCTGAGGCCTAAGGAATTTGTCATCCACACTGACCACGAGGCATTAAAGCACCTCCAGTCTCAACAGAAGTTGAACAAGAGACACGTCCGGTGGGTCAATTTTGTGGAGTCCTTCCCCTATGTGATCAAATACAAAGCTGGCAAGACCAATGTCGTTGCCGATGCACTGTCCAGGAGGTATGCCTTGACTGCTTTACTTGATGCCAAACTCCTTGGATTTGACCTTATCAAAGAACTTTATGATACCGACTCTGATTTTTCTGATATCTACAAGTCTTGTGCTAAGTCGGGTCAGG TCCATAGTGCTACACAGTTTTCTCCATTTGAGATTGTTTACGGTTTTAACCCATTGACTCCTTTGGATTTGATGCCTTTGCCTTTGTCTGAGCGTGCTAACCTTGATGGCAAGAAGAAGGCCGAGTTTGTCCAGGCTTTACACCGGCAAGCGAGGGCCAACATTGAGGCTCGCACCCAACAGTACCTGAAGCATGCCAACAAGGGTCGGCGTCGCGTGGTgtttgaaccag ATGATGAggtcgatttgaggacaaatctttcgcaagaggaggggaatggtGAGGAGGTCGAGAGAGCTATCCAAGTGGAGTACGTGAAG GCTTTACACAGGCAAGCGAGGGCCAACATTGAGGCTCGCACCAAACAGTACCTGAAGCATGCCAACAAGGGTCGGCGTCGCATGGTgtttgaaccaggtgattgggtctggttacaCTTGCGCAAGGAGCGTTTCCCTGTCCAGCGTCGCAACAAGTTGCTGCCCCGTGGAGATGGACCATTCCAAGTTGTGGCGCGCATTATTGACAATGCCTACAAGCTCGATCTCCCAGGTGAGTATAATGTCTCGGCTACCTTTAATGTTGCTGACCTAAGTCCCTATCTTGCAGATGATGAggtcgatttgaggacaaatgtTTCGCACGAGGAGGGGAATGGTGAGGAGGTCGAGAGAGCTATCCAAGTGGAGCACGTGAAGGTGCCATTGGGGCCTATGACACGAGCCCGCGCGAAGAGATTCAATGAAGCACTACAAATATTGGTTCGTGCGGCCCGAGCATCCAGTGGAGAGCCAAAGGCTATTGAGGGCCTCAACGAAGCTAGATATGTCATCTTACTCGCGGCCATTCAAGAGGATTAG